A window from Bacteroidales bacterium encodes these proteins:
- a CDS encoding TM2 domain-containing protein — protein MTNLYQILPELDMQEMNYIQSIVRNFNENQLVNFANMYRVRRRDPQIVLLTALIGFLGIAGVHRFMLNQIGMGILYVFTGGLCFIGTIIDLINHRQLAMDYNIQVANELSLWISKMPS, from the coding sequence ATGACAAATCTTTATCAAATTCTTCCTGAACTCGATATGCAGGAAATGAATTATATCCAATCTATTGTTAGAAATTTCAATGAAAACCAACTGGTGAATTTCGCCAATATGTACAGGGTAAGACGTCGTGACCCACAGATTGTGTTATTAACCGCACTTATTGGCTTTCTGGGAATTGCAGGTGTTCACCGTTTTATGCTCAACCAGATCGGGATGGGTATCCTCTATGTATTTACCGGAGGGCTATGTTTTATCGGCACTATCATTGACCTTATTAATCACAGGCAACTGGCTATGGATTATAATATCCAGGTCGCAAATGAGTTATCCCTCTGGATTTCAAAGATGCCTTCATAA
- a CDS encoding imidazolonepropionase, whose product MKILIRNISELVNVEYDPRPFVKGKEMATVNTIRNAFLLIDKGVIKEFGKMEDLFYPDEPQKSRIKVIDAEGRMVFPSFCDSHTHLVYAGSREIEYVDKIKGLSYEEIARRGGGILNSAQRLHDATETELIAQALERLEEIMWLGTGAVEIKSGYGLNTDDELKMLRVIRQLKELSPLTIKATFLGAHAIPAEYKGRQSEYVDMVINEMIPLVASEDLADFIDVFCDKGFFTVEDTERILMAGLKYGLKPKIHANELDYSGGIQTGVKYGALSVDHLEFTGDAEIESLKDSETMPTILPGAAFFLGMVHAPARKMMDSGLPVALASDFNPGSSPSGNMQLVLSMGCIQYRMTPEEAIHAVTLNSAYAMGISHELGSIAIGKKANVFITKPIPSLEFMPYAFGSNKVDTVILNGKIQ is encoded by the coding sequence ATGAAAATACTCATCAGGAACATAAGTGAATTAGTCAATGTAGAATATGATCCCAGGCCATTTGTTAAAGGAAAAGAGATGGCCACTGTAAATACTATCAGGAATGCGTTTCTTTTAATTGACAAAGGGGTGATAAAAGAATTTGGCAAAATGGAGGATTTGTTTTATCCTGATGAGCCTCAAAAGAGCAGGATTAAGGTAATAGATGCAGAAGGACGGATGGTTTTTCCTAGTTTTTGTGATTCGCACACTCACCTGGTTTATGCCGGTAGCAGGGAAATTGAATATGTTGATAAGATTAAAGGATTATCTTATGAAGAAATTGCCCGCAGGGGGGGAGGGATTTTGAATTCAGCCCAGCGTCTGCATGATGCTACAGAAACAGAATTGATAGCCCAGGCGTTGGAAAGGCTTGAAGAAATTATGTGGTTGGGTACAGGTGCTGTGGAGATCAAGAGCGGATATGGATTGAATACTGACGATGAGTTAAAAATGCTAAGGGTGATTCGCCAACTGAAAGAACTCTCACCGTTAACCATCAAAGCTACCTTCCTCGGAGCCCATGCAATTCCTGCTGAATATAAAGGAAGGCAAAGTGAATATGTTGACATGGTTATCAATGAAATGATCCCATTGGTAGCTTCGGAAGACCTGGCTGATTTTATAGATGTATTTTGTGATAAAGGGTTTTTTACGGTTGAAGATACAGAACGAATTCTGATGGCTGGTTTAAAATATGGCCTGAAACCCAAGATACATGCCAATGAACTGGATTATTCCGGAGGAATTCAAACCGGGGTAAAATATGGGGCATTATCAGTTGATCACCTTGAATTTACCGGGGATGCTGAAATAGAGAGTCTTAAAGACAGTGAAACCATGCCTACGATTCTGCCCGGAGCAGCTTTCTTCTTAGGGATGGTGCACGCACCTGCCAGGAAAATGATGGATTCAGGCCTGCCTGTTGCGCTGGCTAGTGATTTTAACCCGGGATCATCACCTTCCGGGAATATGCAACTGGTTTTGTCGATGGGGTGTATTCAATACCGGATGACCCCGGAAGAGGCTATTCATGCAGTTACGCTAAACTCTGCATATGCAATGGGAATTAGTCATGAATTGGGCTCCATAGCGATTGGGAAGAAGGCGAATGTATTTATTACAAAACCAATCCCTTCTTTGGAATTCATGCCTTATGCCTTTGGAAGTAATAAGGTAGATACGGTCATACTCAATGGAAAAATCCAGTAA
- a CDS encoding C10 family peptidase, giving the protein MKKLVFILLILLVPSFLIGKTVSEEVAKIVAINFYYEKAMMAGNQASTPLNASIEKTYRSVSGIPLYYSYKINSGGYVLVAATDLVVPVLAYSFEGSFERNFCNVSSWMSRYEEEIEQAITDQKPQDIIIKNEWKRLETLDISQLKAIKSPSSVSPLLVSRWNQDKYYNGECPEDPAGPDGKCYAGCVATAMGQLMNYYRFPEQGQGSYTYYHPDYDTLSADFSATQYLWNGMPGSLSTSNHPIANLLFHLGVSVDMDYGPDGSGMWNHKAAYSLKTYFKYGPETRYFFRDSTSIDWDSILIVNLDQRKPLYYAGWAGVQSTSGHAFVCDGYQGTDYFHFNWGWGGQSDGYFYLNNLTPGGNNFNYAQEVIPMFPDTVNNVYPGYCNGHTEINFIRGSIEDGSGWNNYQPGSSCSWLINPQDPEYDSIQGLKITFARMDTESGEDVVYVYDGDTTSAPLLGTYSGNTLPPVITSSGDKVLIVFETNETVNMGGWLADFEPIFPVYCSGTTQITELSGNISDGSGDKNYINNSLCKWKLLPAGAGSVTLTFTSFNLPDSLDVLRIFDIATNQLLGAFTGTELPESVTSPSGKMLLMFYTNKTTSGQGWEGYYYSSLVGEENLLPETSDLLITPNPSDGVFTVKCNSKVKEDMKISVKTSKGQLIYQKNFQLLPGLNQFSIDLSRFPKAFYLLEMSTNHHQNQQKIVIN; this is encoded by the coding sequence ATGAAAAAACTGGTTTTCATCCTGCTCATACTCCTGGTTCCCTCATTTCTCATTGGAAAAACCGTTTCAGAAGAAGTAGCAAAAATTGTTGCCATCAACTTTTATTATGAAAAAGCCATGATGGCAGGCAATCAGGCTTCCACTCCACTGAATGCCTCTATAGAGAAGACATACAGAAGTGTATCCGGGATACCTTTATACTATTCATATAAGATCAATAGCGGAGGGTATGTCCTGGTGGCTGCTACCGACCTGGTAGTGCCCGTTCTGGCCTATTCTTTTGAAGGTTCCTTCGAACGGAATTTCTGTAATGTTTCCTCCTGGATGTCAAGGTATGAGGAGGAAATTGAACAAGCCATCACTGATCAGAAGCCACAGGATATCATTATAAAAAATGAATGGAAAAGACTGGAAACACTGGATATATCGCAACTCAAGGCGATTAAAAGTCCTTCTTCAGTGTCTCCTCTGCTGGTTTCCAGGTGGAATCAGGATAAATATTACAATGGTGAATGTCCTGAAGACCCTGCAGGTCCGGATGGAAAATGCTATGCAGGCTGTGTTGCAACTGCCATGGGACAATTAATGAATTATTATCGTTTCCCGGAACAAGGCCAGGGCAGTTATACATACTATCATCCTGATTACGACACATTATCAGCCGATTTTTCTGCCACACAGTATCTTTGGAATGGTATGCCCGGATCGCTAAGCACATCAAATCATCCCATTGCCAACCTGTTATTCCACCTGGGTGTTTCAGTCGACATGGATTATGGGCCTGATGGCAGCGGGATGTGGAACCATAAGGCAGCCTACTCCCTCAAGACCTATTTCAAATATGGGCCTGAAACCAGGTATTTCTTCAGGGATAGTACATCTATCGACTGGGATAGTATTCTTATTGTTAACCTTGACCAAAGAAAACCACTTTACTATGCAGGGTGGGCAGGAGTTCAGTCGACCAGTGGCCATGCTTTTGTTTGCGACGGTTACCAGGGGACAGATTACTTCCATTTCAACTGGGGGTGGGGAGGTCAATCAGATGGATATTTTTACCTGAACAATCTTACACCGGGAGGCAATAATTTCAATTATGCCCAGGAGGTGATTCCTATGTTTCCTGATACAGTGAACAATGTATATCCCGGTTATTGCAATGGCCATACAGAAATTAATTTTATACGGGGATCCATTGAAGACGGAAGTGGTTGGAATAATTATCAGCCCGGGTCTTCATGCAGTTGGTTGATCAATCCCCAGGATCCGGAATATGATTCCATTCAGGGTTTAAAAATTACTTTCGCACGAATGGATACGGAATCCGGTGAAGATGTCGTGTATGTATATGATGGTGATACAACATCTGCCCCTTTGCTGGGAACCTATTCAGGCAATACCCTTCCACCTGTCATTACATCCTCCGGAGATAAGGTACTTATAGTGTTTGAGACAAATGAAACTGTAAATATGGGAGGATGGTTAGCTGACTTTGAACCTATATTTCCTGTATATTGTTCCGGAACAACTCAAATCACAGAATTGAGCGGCAACATCAGTGATGGAAGCGGTGATAAGAACTATATCAATAATTCACTTTGCAAATGGAAGCTACTTCCTGCAGGCGCCGGTTCTGTTACACTCACATTTACCTCTTTTAACCTCCCTGACAGTCTTGATGTTTTACGAATTTTTGATATCGCTACAAACCAGCTGCTTGGGGCTTTTACCGGCACAGAGCTCCCTGAATCTGTTACTTCACCAAGTGGAAAAATGCTTCTCATGTTTTATACGAATAAAACGACTTCAGGTCAAGGATGGGAAGGATATTATTATAGTTCACTTGTAGGCGAGGAAAATCTGCTTCCTGAAACTTCTGATCTCCTGATTACCCCTAATCCATCTGATGGAGTTTTTACGGTCAAATGCAATTCTAAAGTAAAAGAGGATATGAAAATCAGTGTAAAAACATCGAAAGGGCAACTCATTTACCAGAAAAACTTCCAGTTATTACCCGGTTTAAATCAATTTTCTATCGATTTAAGCAGATTTCCAAAGGCTTTTTACCTGCTCGAAATGTCAACAAATCATCATCAAAACCAACAAAAAATCGTAATCAACTGA
- a CDS encoding transposase, with translation MERSPVDIRSMFITMDTDRFKETFDTEEKCLEILAASKWKNGFVCHKCGGNKYGKGKKPYSRRCTSCKQEESVTAHTIFHHCRIDLPRAFEIAYRVCGTPGITASSLSQILETRHMTCLNFKKKILECVASHGDFSRSVEPIITIERTISY, from the coding sequence ATGGAGAGAAGCCCTGTAGATATCAGGAGTATGTTCATAACAATGGATACAGATCGGTTCAAGGAAACTTTTGACACGGAGGAGAAATGCCTTGAAATATTGGCTGCTTCCAAATGGAAGAATGGTTTTGTCTGCCATAAATGCGGCGGGAATAAATACGGAAAAGGGAAGAAACCCTATTCGAGAAGGTGTACCTCCTGCAAGCAGGAAGAATCAGTTACAGCACATACGATATTTCATCATTGCCGCATTGATCTGCCCAGGGCATTTGAAATTGCCTACAGGGTTTGTGGTACGCCCGGGATTACAGCATCTTCTTTATCACAGATACTGGAAACAAGACATATGACTTGTTTGAATTTCAAAAAGAAAATACTTGAATGCGTGGCTTCTCATGGAGATTTTTCCAGGAGTGTTGAACCGATAATAACAATTGAAAGGACTATCTCCTATTAA
- a CDS encoding DUF2271 domain-containing protein — MNIKSASIILALLGFFYPQISFAQKNPKEITEGTLTFTVRTLSNSTGYSPKHVLSIWIKDEAGNFIVSKKVMAASRKKHLVKWVASSAYNTTSATTGATLNTHQTHTITWDGRNADGALVEDGIYQVWVEYSSENSANGQPAGPSTSIPFHKGPVTDHITPANLTYFQDMILDWVPMGVGVKESPAVNPDIVIYPNPFAENTNIKFSLDVKSQVQACIINFEGRKQKSAINEICQPGTYSFEWDGTDENGKRLKAGIYLLQLTINGKSFYRKLILR; from the coding sequence ATGAATATCAAATCTGCCTCAATCATTCTGGCTTTACTTGGTTTTTTCTATCCGCAAATTTCTTTTGCCCAAAAAAACCCTAAGGAAATCACTGAAGGTACCCTCACATTTACTGTCAGAACACTAAGTAATTCAACAGGATATTCACCAAAACATGTGCTTTCCATCTGGATCAAAGATGAGGCTGGCAATTTCATTGTGTCAAAAAAAGTAATGGCAGCAAGCAGGAAAAAGCATCTTGTGAAATGGGTAGCTTCTTCAGCATATAATACCACCTCAGCAACTACCGGAGCTACACTGAATACACATCAGACTCATACCATTACCTGGGATGGCCGAAATGCAGATGGTGCGCTGGTTGAAGATGGGATCTACCAGGTCTGGGTGGAGTATTCCAGTGAGAATTCAGCTAACGGACAACCTGCGGGGCCTTCAACATCAATACCTTTTCACAAAGGCCCGGTCACAGATCATATCACTCCTGCCAATCTCACTTACTTTCAGGACATGATTCTCGACTGGGTACCCATGGGTGTGGGTGTGAAAGAAAGTCCTGCTGTAAATCCGGATATTGTTATTTATCCTAATCCTTTTGCTGAAAACACAAATATCAAATTCAGCCTTGATGTAAAGTCACAGGTTCAGGCCTGCATCATTAATTTTGAAGGAAGAAAGCAAAAATCAGCGATTAATGAAATTTGTCAGCCCGGCACCTACTCATTCGAATGGGATGGGACTGATGAAAACGGGAAACGGCTGAAAGCTGGTATCTACCTTTTACAGTTAACAATCAATGGGAAGAGTTTTTACAGGAAGCTAATCCTGAGATAA
- a CDS encoding C10 family peptidase encodes MRSFLLSLALLLAVFPAVLGGIVQKEQAQLVATNFISERIANHQVDWNLSDISIKLEAVLGDENAPSLYVFSNNGEGFIIVSAEDGLNPILGYSSAGSYPIEGKVPSFDGLIQDFVSQVQFVRSQANYISLESQAAWNHYLSQDNDSYMATTDMGPLMTCQWNQDSPYNLLCPEDAAGPGGHVYAGCVATAMSMIMYYYRYPLQGIGTHSYYASGYGTQNVNYSNTHYDWDAMLDALNGSSGQCIPAVAELQYHAGVAVNMQYSPTGSGAYSVDVPAALISHFGYSTSTQYAARSSYSATVWENMVVEQLDALKPIYYSGTDPTPVTGGGHAWVCDGYQVNGSSKLFHFNFGWGGYGDGFYTLANPNGFTTQQGMIRNIVPATNFPYGCSAHTITDANGSFEDGSSLRLDYDPNSDCTWLIDPADSVNAITLTFVLFDVDASDALYIYDGENDSAPLLATYTGTSVPPNISSTGGKMFVKFVTDGATESKGWLTEYHSTYPTYCNSTTTMTAAYGDITDGSGPNNYNNNAICKWKIQPPYAMDLTLTFTAFDLEENDQLLVYATGSSNILLATLTGNDIPEPIVSPTGAFLLMFKANGYDPAGGFEGYYTTSNVGMKEIAGISGISLSPNPAETFTTLRLLNTKALDMEISITDMTGKKHFTEMVKGSTGSLEKTIQLDGYNSGMYFLNISTVQGTTSRKFIVR; translated from the coding sequence ATGCGATCCTTTCTACTTTCTTTAGCCTTGTTATTGGCTGTTTTTCCTGCAGTTCTCGGGGGCATAGTCCAGAAAGAACAAGCACAACTCGTTGCTACTAACTTTATCAGCGAACGAATTGCCAATCATCAGGTTGACTGGAACCTTTCAGATATTTCCATAAAACTGGAAGCTGTTCTTGGAGATGAAAATGCGCCGTCCCTTTATGTTTTTTCCAATAATGGCGAAGGTTTCATTATCGTTTCCGCGGAGGATGGTCTCAACCCAATCCTTGGGTATTCATCTGCAGGAAGCTACCCTATTGAAGGGAAAGTTCCTTCTTTTGATGGTTTAATACAAGACTTCGTTTCCCAGGTACAATTTGTCAGGAGTCAGGCAAACTACATCAGCCTTGAATCACAGGCTGCATGGAATCATTATCTTTCACAGGATAACGACTCCTATATGGCTACTACTGATATGGGGCCTCTGATGACCTGTCAGTGGAACCAGGACAGCCCATATAACCTGTTATGCCCGGAGGACGCAGCCGGTCCTGGTGGACACGTTTATGCAGGATGTGTTGCCACTGCCATGAGCATGATTATGTATTATTACAGGTATCCTCTCCAGGGAATAGGCACTCATAGCTATTATGCTTCTGGATATGGCACACAAAATGTAAATTACAGCAATACCCATTATGATTGGGATGCCATGCTGGATGCTTTGAATGGCAGCAGCGGGCAGTGTATTCCAGCCGTTGCAGAACTTCAGTATCATGCAGGTGTTGCAGTGAACATGCAATATAGCCCAACAGGTTCAGGAGCCTATAGCGTTGATGTTCCAGCTGCATTAATTTCCCATTTTGGTTATTCTACTTCCACACAATATGCTGCACGCTCAAGTTACAGTGCAACTGTTTGGGAAAATATGGTTGTTGAACAACTGGATGCTCTGAAACCTATCTATTACTCCGGAACCGACCCTACACCTGTCACCGGTGGAGGACATGCCTGGGTTTGCGATGGATACCAGGTTAATGGTTCTTCTAAGCTTTTCCATTTTAATTTCGGTTGGGGTGGATATGGCGACGGATTTTACACCCTTGCTAATCCTAATGGATTTACTACTCAGCAAGGGATGATAAGGAATATTGTTCCTGCCACTAATTTCCCTTATGGCTGTTCAGCACATACCATTACAGATGCAAATGGTTCCTTTGAAGATGGCAGTAGCCTCCGCCTTGATTATGACCCGAATTCCGATTGTACATGGCTCATAGATCCAGCAGATTCAGTAAATGCAATTACTTTGACCTTCGTCCTCTTTGATGTGGATGCCTCAGATGCCCTATATATATATGATGGAGAAAATGATTCTGCTCCCCTGCTGGCAACTTATACAGGCACATCAGTTCCTCCCAATATTTCATCTACCGGTGGAAAGATGTTCGTCAAATTTGTCACCGATGGTGCTACTGAAAGTAAAGGCTGGTTAACAGAATACCATTCAACCTACCCGACTTACTGTAACAGCACTACCACTATGACCGCCGCATATGGAGATATTACCGATGGCAGTGGTCCAAACAATTATAATAATAATGCCATCTGCAAATGGAAAATTCAACCTCCTTATGCTATGGATCTCACCCTGACATTTACCGCTTTTGATCTGGAAGAAAATGACCAATTACTGGTTTATGCAACAGGGAGTTCCAATATCCTCCTGGCAACGCTCACAGGTAATGATATCCCAGAACCTATAGTTTCACCTACCGGTGCTTTCCTCCTTATGTTCAAAGCAAATGGATATGATCCTGCCGGTGGTTTCGAGGGTTATTATACAACCTCAAATGTAGGCATGAAAGAAATTGCCGGAATTTCAGGCATCAGTTTATCTCCAAATCCAGCTGAAACTTTCACCACTTTGCGCCTTTTGAATACAAAAGCACTTGATATGGAAATTTCCATCACTGACATGACTGGTAAAAAACATTTCACTGAAATGGTGAAAGGTTCAACCGGCAGTTTGGAAAAGACGATACAACTTGATGGATACAATTCAGGTATGTATTTCCTTAACATAAGCACTGTTCAGGGTACAACCTCCAGAAAATTCATTGTCCGCTAA
- a CDS encoding OmpA family protein produces the protein MKKLTFLSIIVLLMATFTVPAQNSDYKWAVGLNWNWEDFHTVHRSVPDQFKYTKWQGYQFPSALTVGRYLNPSFNVLGEFGISKLEEATMKTLGQELSDSKFWTADLNLAYKFANGYILKQDSWFDPYIYLGVGATSIMDLGTDKNTYLKQVTGVGFNIWVLEKVGLNFQGSYDYIISPKLNDEKRDDYMHYTAGIKFRLGVKDTDKDGVPDKTDLCPDVPGKVELAGCPDKDNDGIADKDDACPDVAGKPEFKGCPDTDGDGIIDKDDKCPTEAGKKELNGCPDKDGDGITDKEDKCPDAAGKKELGGCPDKDGDGIADKDDACPDVAGLAKFNGCPDKDGDGVADKDDKCPDVPGTIANNGCPEAPKFELYKVVYFGSDRTVAITKYTKDLDEVATILKEHTEVSVSVEGHADSQGNDAYNMRLSEKRADYVINYLAKKGIEKTRLVKAFFGESKPAADNKTAEGRAQNRRVEIKAINK, from the coding sequence ATGAAGAAGCTTACATTTCTTTCAATTATTGTCTTACTGATGGCAACTTTTACAGTGCCGGCCCAGAATTCTGACTATAAATGGGCAGTTGGACTCAATTGGAATTGGGAGGACTTTCATACAGTTCACCGTTCAGTGCCCGACCAATTCAAATATACCAAATGGCAAGGTTATCAGTTCCCATCAGCATTAACCGTTGGCCGTTATCTGAATCCATCATTCAATGTATTGGGAGAATTTGGAATCAGTAAGCTTGAAGAGGCAACAATGAAAACATTGGGTCAGGAATTATCTGATTCAAAATTCTGGACTGCAGATCTTAACCTGGCTTACAAATTTGCCAATGGTTACATCCTGAAGCAGGACAGTTGGTTCGATCCGTACATTTATCTTGGAGTTGGTGCTACAAGTATCATGGATTTAGGTACCGACAAAAATACCTACCTGAAACAAGTTACAGGTGTTGGTTTCAATATCTGGGTACTTGAAAAAGTAGGCCTGAACTTCCAGGGATCCTATGATTACATCATTTCACCAAAACTGAATGATGAAAAACGTGATGATTATATGCATTATACAGCCGGTATCAAATTCCGCCTTGGTGTGAAAGATACTGATAAGGACGGTGTTCCTGATAAGACTGACCTTTGTCCTGATGTACCTGGTAAAGTTGAACTTGCAGGTTGCCCTGATAAAGACAATGACGGTATCGCCGATAAGGATGATGCTTGTCCAGACGTAGCAGGAAAACCTGAATTCAAAGGTTGCCCAGATACTGATGGTGATGGTATCATCGACAAAGATGACAAATGCCCTACCGAAGCAGGAAAGAAAGAACTCAATGGTTGTCCTGACAAGGATGGCGATGGCATAACCGACAAAGAAGATAAATGTCCGGATGCAGCAGGTAAGAAAGAACTGGGTGGTTGTCCTGATAAGGATGGCGACGGTATTGCTGATAAGGATGATGCTTGCCCGGATGTAGCCGGACTTGCAAAATTCAACGGATGTCCAGATAAAGACGGAGACGGTGTTGCAGATAAAGATGACAAATGTCCGGATGTTCCAGGTACCATCGCAAACAATGGTTGTCCTGAAGCTCCTAAATTTGAACTCTACAAGGTTGTTTACTTTGGTTCCGACAGGACAGTCGCTATTACCAAGTACACCAAAGATCTTGATGAAGTTGCTACCATCCTGAAAGAGCACACTGAAGTAAGTGTATCTGTTGAAGGACATGCTGATTCACAGGGTAATGATGCTTATAACATGCGCCTCTCAGAAAAGCGTGCTGATTATGTCATCAATTATCTTGCTAAGAAAGGTATTGAAAAAACACGCCTCGTAAAGGCATTCTTCGGAGAATCCAAACCAGCTGCTGATAACAAAACTGCAGAAGGAAGGGCTCAGAACCGCAGAGTTGAAATCAAGGCTATCAATAAATAG
- a CDS encoding C10 family peptidase: MLLKFNLFLALFLAATCIYAAHVTETKARQVASIFLNSTLNSDARISEEIVPAILDENGNIVIYAFKIEPVGFILLSADDASFPILGYSFESNYDLNNQPGNFKAWLEGYNQQISAAIQNNQQPDVKTVEMWNSLQQNSGNQVSKGVMTTVSPLLTSTWDQGSPYNYLCPSDAGGSGGHVWAGCVATAMSQVANYWRWPLQGEGSHGYYSSYGYLSADYGSTTYKWEEMTNASNGIRNFEMAQIQYHMGIAVDMMYGANGSGAYSDDAANALINYFGMDGGLHLEYAPSPINETWKSLLRTELEAGRPMYYHGFGSGGHAFNLDGYQGTDYFHFNWGWSGSYNGYFYLDNLNPGGNTFTEGQGAIVGIQPTGNYPYYCNSTDTLRSLNGTIEDGSGPTGSYIEDLNCGWLIIPEDSIVSITLTFHRFDLENGSDFLTVYDGIDEDAPVIGVFTGSDAPQQAVSTGGAMFIKFTTNNAINQGGWFASYSSTRATYCSGLTILTAPEGSLNDGSGTYNYHENSLCKYKILPDSAESITLHFDQFDTFDENDFLMIFNLENNDLLQTLSGTSIPGDLFFNTGKLLLMFHSDAVNNGQGWSFSYTSSNLTGVNDLLSESNLRVFPNPANQSIRITANNLSGTGCLLTLSDMKGNQLISVNRLVNNKKLDENLGVENIPEGVYLLRIVSDEMIINRKVIIRH; encoded by the coding sequence ATGCTCTTGAAGTTCAACCTTTTCCTCGCCCTATTCCTGGCCGCTACCTGCATATATGCTGCGCATGTTACAGAAACTAAAGCCCGCCAGGTTGCCTCAATCTTTCTTAATTCAACATTGAATTCTGATGCCAGGATTTCAGAAGAAATTGTTCCTGCTATCCTGGATGAAAACGGAAATATTGTGATTTATGCATTCAAAATTGAACCGGTAGGTTTTATTTTACTATCTGCTGATGATGCATCTTTCCCGATTCTTGGCTATTCATTCGAAAGCAATTATGATCTTAATAACCAGCCCGGGAATTTTAAAGCATGGCTTGAAGGTTATAATCAACAAATCAGTGCTGCTATTCAAAATAATCAGCAACCTGATGTGAAAACTGTTGAAATGTGGAACTCGCTTCAACAGAATTCCGGTAACCAGGTTTCTAAAGGGGTTATGACTACTGTTTCTCCACTCCTCACCAGTACCTGGGACCAGGGCTCTCCTTATAATTATTTATGTCCATCAGATGCCGGGGGATCCGGAGGACATGTCTGGGCCGGTTGTGTTGCCACTGCTATGTCGCAGGTAGCAAATTACTGGCGTTGGCCTTTGCAGGGGGAAGGATCGCATGGGTATTATTCCAGTTACGGATACCTTTCAGCTGATTATGGAAGCACTACTTATAAATGGGAAGAAATGACCAATGCATCTAATGGCATCAGGAATTTTGAGATGGCTCAAATCCAATACCATATGGGAATTGCAGTGGATATGATGTATGGTGCCAATGGTTCCGGAGCATACAGCGATGATGCTGCCAATGCACTTATTAACTATTTTGGAATGGATGGAGGGCTTCATCTGGAATATGCCCCATCCCCTATCAATGAAACCTGGAAATCACTTTTAAGAACTGAACTTGAAGCCGGCAGACCCATGTATTATCATGGATTTGGATCAGGCGGACATGCCTTCAACCTGGATGGTTACCAGGGTACTGACTATTTCCATTTCAACTGGGGATGGAGTGGTTCTTATAACGGATATTTCTACCTCGACAACCTGAACCCCGGCGGCAATACTTTTACCGAAGGACAGGGAGCAATTGTTGGAATACAACCCACCGGGAACTATCCATATTACTGTAATTCAACGGATACTCTCAGAAGTCTGAATGGTACCATTGAAGATGGCAGCGGACCAACCGGCAGTTACATTGAAGACCTCAATTGTGGCTGGTTAATTATTCCTGAAGATTCCATCGTAAGCATCACCCTGACTTTTCATCGGTTTGACCTGGAAAACGGGAGTGATTTCCTTACCGTTTATGATGGTATAGATGAAGATGCACCTGTTATTGGAGTTTTTACTGGCAGTGATGCCCCGCAACAGGCTGTCTCCACTGGTGGTGCCATGTTTATCAAGTTTACCACCAATAATGCAATAAATCAGGGAGGCTGGTTTGCTTCCTATAGTTCAACCAGGGCTACTTATTGTTCAGGGCTTACTATTCTTACCGCTCCCGAAGGTTCTCTCAACGACGGCAGCGGAACTTATAACTACCACGAAAACAGCCTTTGTAAATACAAAATATTACCTGACAGCGCGGAATCCATCACCCTGCATTTTGATCAGTTTGACACATTTGATGAGAATGATTTCCTCATGATCTTCAACCTGGAAAACAATGATCTTTTGCAAACCCTTTCCGGAACTAGCATCCCCGGCGACCTCTTTTTCAATACCGGAAAACTATTGCTTATGTTCCACTCTGATGCAGTCAATAACGGACAAGGCTGGAGCTTTTCCTATACGTCATCCAATCTAACAGGTGTCAATGATTTACTGAGTGAGAGCAACCTGAGGGTATTTCCTAATCCTGCCAACCAAAGTATCAGGATTACAGCAAACAACTTATCGGGAACCGGTTGTTTACTCACACTGTCTGATATGAAGGGTAACCAGCTTATCAGCGTTAACAGGCTTGTAAACAACAAGAAACTTGATGAAAACCTGGGTGTTGAAAATATTCCCGAAGGTGTTTACCTGCTGAGGATTGTTTCAGATGAAATGATCATTAACCGGAAAGTAATCATCAGGCATTGA